Genomic DNA from Lagenorhynchus albirostris chromosome 9, mLagAlb1.1, whole genome shotgun sequence:
CAGAAAGAATTAggctatttctttttaatagatgGCTTGCAGATTTCTGTTTAAAAGGGGTAATGTGAATATGTAAATCTAAGTCTTTgggaaaaacacaagaaaatccTTTTCATAATCAAGTGAAATACATATTTCGAATTATCTCTGTAAAAACTTCATATTAATCATATCCTTCCTCTGAAAGTCATTTTTAGCCAAATCTACAGATTAAGAGACTCTAACAAATACTTTAACAGAACTGAATATTGTGTTGAAGTTGaccaaaatattaatacattttatttcagcCCTTTAAATATTCTGATTTGTGTTAAGTATGCCAGGAACCAAGAAGGCAACAAATTCTTGATTTGTAAAGTGTCCCAGCACCAAGTCTGGACATTTTAGTTGGTCACTACGATACtgtgatttatagtaagaaatagATATATTTGGTCTCCATCCCTACTCTCTGCCTCAAATGAGAAACCCTAGGATCATCCCCTGTTAGAATCCCTGGTGTTCCTAGACCTAGTACTGACTTAGAACCCATTATGACAGGGCTCTTCAGGCCAGAGCCAATGTTGTTGGCTGTATgacaaaatgattaaaagaatGAGCATTGGGCATGGTGGGTTTGAACACCAGCAGGGCCATTTACTGATTGTGTGAACTTGGACATGTTACTTAGCCTCTTTAAATCTATGTCTTCCTCCCATAAATGGGAATTAAAATTGTACAGTCTTTATTTGCTTttcgtgaagattaaatgagatggtaatAACGTTTTCATTGGTAAAGGAGGGACAGGTAAATCAACTGTGTTTAGATCTACCACTCATTTCACTCTATTGCAACTTTCCACTTGCCCCACTAACTCTGAGCTTCCTGTGGTCAGGGCCTGGAATTCCACAAGTACCCGGCACATAAATGCTATTGCACCTGGTAAACAAAACAAGGGTCTCCAGTCTCATTTACCAGCAGTTGGTGACAACCTTCCTTACACTCCTGGGCCCCAAGTCCTCCAGTTCTCTCAGGCCCTCCAGACATCAAGATCTTTCTCCACTAAAATACATAGAATCTAAGATAGCAAATAAGGACATTGGTCAAGGCTTAGTTATATTCCATCACTGGAAGAAGCAGATTTCTCGGTCCTACATGGCTCATCCTTTAAGGTTTAGTTTGGTTTGAAGGTCATAAAGCCTTCTGCCCAGGGAGGCCCTTGACTTGACCACAAGCATAGGCTTCTATGGGGGATTCTACCATAGCTGTTGTCCCTGTTATCTTTTCATCTGGTCCAAGCAGCTCCATATTGAATATATCAATCCATTACTGAAGTTTAAAACACACAGGTGAGACAAGGGGAGAAGATTCTAATATCCTGTTCTTTCCTTTATGTTTCATTCTTACATTTGCTCGTGGGAACTacacatattaaaagaaaatccatGTGCTATCAGATAATGGGCATATGAAATGACTTTAGCTGCTATCTCTTAACTGAATGTATCCACTCTAGAGCCCTCCTATAGTGATTGCTAAGACCACTGGGCTTTCACCCTCTAATGAAGAGATGGTGCAGTACTATACCCCTGCCTGGCTTGGTAGAAAAACAACGCTAATTAAATAGAACAGCGTCAATTCTACATGTCATGCACAAGTCGCTGAGATCTCTTTTTCAGCTTTCAGATATGACAGCTATCCCAAAACCACTGGCAGGGGAGGGTAGATGAGCAGTGGTTCTGGGCTTGGGCTGTACACTGGGATCACCTGAGAGCTTTAAAATTCCTGATGCCCAGTTCGCACTCCCAGCAATTCTGTTTTAGTTGATCTAAGTCTTGGTCTGGAcacagggatttttaaaaattccccaagAAGTTCTAATATGCAGGCTAGGCAGAGACCGCTGTTAAAGTGTCCCGCCTGATTGAACTGGGTAGAAGAAGGCATCACCTTGACCTTAGGAAAAATGTGCCTTCTCTTAAGATTTTCCCAAATGAGTTGACATTGTCATATTCGTACAGGTGTTGCTTTAAGATCGGGTTACATAAAGAAAACCTTTTGTGAGAACTTGATTTTAGTTTTAAGACAGTATGTAATGTGTATCTCATGCTATTACCACTCAAATGAGAAACCCCAGGATCATTCCTTGGTAGAATCGCTGGTGTTTCTAGACCTAATATTGACTTAGAACCCATTAGGACAAGGTTCTTCAGGCCAGAGCCAGCTTCCCTCCTGTGGTCCCCAGGGGAGCTTTTACTGAGAATTCTAGCCAGCAAGAATCTCAGTTACAAGCTCTGAAGTGGGACGCATGTATCCTAGTAATCACATGAGACAAACCATTGGCGTGCAGACCAAAAAACTactaatttataagaaaaaaacagagaaaagaagaaattaatatcTAGTTGTACCTAATATGTGGACTGAGGTGATCGAACGTCCCAATTTGCTCCAGACTAAAGGATTTCCTGGAACACAGGACTAAATCCAGGAaggtcccaggcaaaccaggacaaaTTGGTCACCTAACATGGACTAATGCTAGCATCCCACTTGGTTATGTGTGATCCATGGTTCTGAAAGTGTCTGCGGGGACAAGTGGAAGTTATGCGCGAGAGCAGGGGTGATGGTGATGCCCTTGCTCAGCTTATTCATTTCCATATCATATGGCAACCTTTGAAGTTTACAGGGCAATTACAAATGTGATTAATTTTATAGGTGCAACAGTTTTAAATGATATAATCTTTATAATGATATGAGATTCTTCCACCACAAAGAGAATCACTGATTATCTCATGgcaaaaaaaactccaaagaactgtcaaacttaaaaataaattattagcaattttttaaaaatgcaatagtACTAAATTTTCTGACCTGTTTTGGTTGATAAGTTGACTGTCCAAAATATGCTAcctgcagattttttttaagtaataatcaCAATTTGCATTTAATCTAGCCCATCAAGGTATAGATGACATTTTAATAGTACTTTTAGAAAGTAAATGAATGGGGAAAACTTTAGAAAGTGAAGTCTAGTGCATGTTTAGGAATGATTCCACCATGATGTGATATTATTTCTAACAACAATGTAGGTATGTGTCACCTGTAAAACCCCTTAtctttacacttttttaaaaagtagaagcagaattttttagtttattttaaattttccaaataaagaatTTGCGTGGTTTTAACTCactgtgttaaaaaataaagtcaacccCCTTAACTAGTTTGCAAGACTAGCTGACATAAACTAAGATGAAATTTACTAGCCAAATGTTAAAATAAAGCCTTTGCAAAATTGATGGAAGGAATTTCGAAATGAGTTTTGTAATTTACTTAGCACAGCCaattatatactattttatttggatttaaatatctttgtatggtatCTTTTTCACCTATAACATCTATTCAAGCAGAGAACTGAAATCAATTGAACTAAGACCCAGATCTTCAAACTGGCATattacaaagatttttaaaagcaattagaCATATTCAATAACATTTCTCcctctaaatattatttatagtaaATGAGGTCAAAAGTACTTTTATaccattaataaaataattattaaaatattatctattttatacttacttcatcttttaaatttctattatcGTGACTGTTTTATATTGGATGTTATATTTATAGAATAGTTCAGGGATACAATTTAAAAACtactaaatatacatatataagaagCTGGCCACCCTCTTCACATCGTACAGCAAGTGGTTCACCCTTCTATCACATAAGGAGGTGAGGACCGCaaagtgcatttttttaaatttatttattttatttatttttatttttggctgcattgggtttccgttgccgcgtgtgggcttttcgctagttgtggcgagcgggggcttgcGGTgcatggcttctcattgcggtggcttctcttgttgcggagcacgggctataggctcacaggctcagtagttgtggcacatgggcttagttgctccgtggcatgtgggatcttcccggaccagggctcgaacccgagtcccctgcattggcaggtggattcttaaccactgtgccaccagggaagcccctgcaaagtgcattttaaaaagagcttCCCCTACAGTTGTACCTTAgtaaagctggagaaaaaaaaccctcaaatccctttctttctgtatcttttttctgAATTATGATCTATAtggagaataaacaaaaaagacaatgGTGATGATAATCTAAACTGAGGTAAATAACTGGATGTACTTTTGTCCCCCTAAACTAGAAATAAGACACACAGCAGAAAAAAGtggatcattaaaaaaatcacccCTGTAAATATTACCAGTGAAGGCAATGAGCTCAGAGGTTCTCAGCAACTCAGAAAATCGCCAGGAAAAGGAGATCCCTCCAAACTGTTACTCATTCCAAGGACTGGTGTTAGAGGAGGCTGCTGGCGTCTTGAGTTTCCATTTCATTGTGATGTCTGGTCCTAAGAGATGGCTCCCTTTGCGCATAGCACTCAGCACCGTGTACGGCCCTGGGTTCTGACTGGTGCACTCTAAGAACCTGCTGTGGAAATGCCAATGGTTGATTTATCCCTGGACCCCCAGCATCATGAGCAGGTATTCACGTACCATGAATAACAGGAAGAGTAATACggttacaaagattttcttcctctcctcagaTCCCTACTCTCCTGGAGACCAAGCCTCCTGGCCTCACATGTCCTGCTTGGGATAACTGGGCTGCAAGCACAGTGGGGCTGGTTTTATCTTCCCTGGCAGCCAGTCACATTGCAAAATCAACAAGACTAGTATAAGCTCCTTCCTAGAATGGCACTGCCTGACATGGGACTGCAAGCTAAGGGGATTAAtctgataagaaataaaacacttcagCACAGAAAAGTCTGAGCAAATCTTTATTGAAAATGTTTCCATCTTAACAGAAAAACCCAGGAAGAAACCTAGATGGATGGCTGCAACCAAGATTTCCATGACCTCaagataagaagaaagaaaacaccatTTAAATCTTAGCAAATATGTCAagtactttatttctttgcttgttttctcAGCTTAAACTCCCTTATGGAGATTGGTTCTGCATCTTCTCAAACCCTCAAACAGTAAGCGGAAAATTCTTGCATAGTGTTTTTTATAGGAAGCCAGGGCTTTTGATCAAATAGGCCTGAGACCCCCCCTCCCTTTCCTACTCACATCACTGCCAACAAAGATAGAAATTTGTTATCTAAAATGATATCTTAACCTTTTAAATCTAAAAATTGtctaaataaaaacaattcaagATATCTGTTTGGGGATTTTAGGCAGATACCAGAAATTTGGgtcaaaataaacccaaagcagaAAAATCCAAAAAAGGCAATTTTTCTCCAAAgtctttgatatatatatatatcaaagaaAGGGTCATTTCCCAGAAAAGTCCATTACTTCTATGCGGAGTCCTCCAACTAATGCATCTGCCTAATAGTGACAATGGTGTCCTTAGCAGACAGATGTGCTAGTTCCCGAAGGACATGGCCTCTGTCAGGAGCTGTGCACCCCTGGTGACAGCTGTGCTCAGGCCCCTGCAGATCTGATGTTTCtccagcaaaaaaataaaaattgaaatgaaaccTAATGGTCCTTCTGGCTGAGGCTCTAGAACCCCCAGGAAGGATGGTGCTTGGGGAGGCGGTCCTGGCTTCACATAAGCATGGTCCATGGAGGCTTAAGACACTAAAGAAGCACATGTGGCCACACTCAACCAGGTCTCAGTCATCCCTGGGCCTCAGTGGGTCTTGGCCTGCACATAGCCCCAAAGAGGGTCTGGACATGGAAAGATACAGTCAGACATATCCCATCATCTTGTTGACCAAAGCTCAGCTCTCCTTGCAAGCATCCTCAAGGAGAGCAGCAAAACCACCTATTAAAgccatattttcttaaatttattcccCTTCTTAATAACCAAGTAATCTAAAGAAAACCATTCCTCAGCCCTCCTGCTcgcccctccccccacatccACACTCCATGCCCCCAACCCTCCTTTGTCCCTCTGACCCGGCCCCTACACACTCTGATGTTCCCTTCCtgccacccccccccgcccctccccgatCCTCCACCCACCACCTCACTGAGCCCCAGGCCTTGAGACCCTGCTGTCAAGACTGTAAATCTGGCCAAAGCTGAGAACAGCAAACAAAGGAGCAACTGTGGGAACTGACAGCTCAAGGCCTCTGGCATTGGTTCTGCCCTTGGAGATGCTGGCAGGGCTGGTCTTCTCACAGGGCACCCCATCCATCTCAAAATGACAGAGCACAGGGCATCACTGCCTGAAGACGGCTCAGCAGGGCTGCTGCTCCCACGAAGCAGTGGGCATTGGAGAGAGGGGCCTTCTCCAGGAAGGAAACGTGGCAGAAATAAAAACCCTGGGCCACAGATCAGGCAACACTTGGCAtcaaatattatctttaaaatccCTATAATTCCCTcccaaaaggaaacagaaatggaaaaagaaataagaaagagagagtaagaaagagaagaagggaggaagggaggaagggagggagggagggaggaaggaagtctGGTTTACAATTCTAGTTTGGGGTAGAAACTGTAGTTTGTAATTATGAAACTCCAAACAGATATGAACCTGAGGCTCAATCCCAGGCTCGTTTTCAAATCCCAGTTTCAGGGGACAGGATGCTCGGGTGGGAGCCAGCCCTAAAAGCCTTCCACGGAAAGCGTGTGGTTGAGCGCATAGGTATCGCTATCCTCTTCCTCCAAAAGCAGCTTGTCGATGGTCAGGGAACTGATGGCTCTCCTGGGATCTTCCACGTCCTGAAGGACTGGCTCCGGGATAGAGATAGGGAGCTGGACAAACTGGGGCcccggcagggctggggctggaggctggTACTGTAGGGTGGAGGTGGGCAGCGTGGACAGGGGCTGAGGCCACGGGAAATAGGTGAGAGGTGCCTGGTGCTCTGGGCCCTCCAGCTGGGGTCCCACTGTGGGTGTGGCAGCACTTCTTGTCTGTGATGGGGGAGACATTTGTTGGTTAGCAGCCCTGGGGTATATCCACTGCCCACCCTGGTCCCCACGGGGATCTCTGTTTCCCTCACCTCAGCCCTTTCCTGCCGTCTCACTCCAGAGGTCTCCGTCTCTCCCTGCTCAAGGTCTTCCCCAAGGGAGAAGCCAGACAAGCTTCCGCATCCCTTACCCTGTCACTCACTAGCTATATGTCCTTGCTCATGCTACTTCCCCATCTGAAGCGTCTGTAGATAGATTACACAGAGGACTGACATCATAGAGCTGAGTGAATTAGAGATACTTTTCCAGATTTCACTGAATATAAAATGCATCCCGATTTCAGAGATATTAAAATATGTGTGAGGAGGGGGGAGGTGTGCAtcttaaaatcaatgaaaacacagcatgtTAAACAAGCCCATCACACGGCATAGCAGCTATATCCCAAAGCGGCCACTGCTGTGCCCAGACACAGAGACTGTCCAGGCTCCACACAGCAGCTTTGGCATTTTAAGGACCCCTTGGACTCAGCTCCACTAGCCTCCCACTACCTCACCCTCTGCTGCCTCTTAGCTGGGCCCTCTGTGGCCAACCCAGGGACCTCCAAAGGTCAGGGCCGTTCTCCCAGGTCCTCTGTAAACAACATCTTTCACCTGCACAGCAGCCACCCTACGAATCCCAGCTCAAGCCTGCAAAGCCAGGGTCTGGATTCTTACTATCTTCCACTGCTGAGGAAGCAGGTGAGGGAGGAAGGTCTTTGCATGGaaagatgtgtgtgtgagaggcCAAAACCTCCCCCTACCACACTCCCTTCTCTGTTATAGCTCCTCCAGTTGCCACTGTGTCTTGGGAGCAAACTATTGGAGTCACTCAGGGAAGAGCTTATTTTAATCTCCTAGGACCATGTTGCAATGCAGATTCTGGTACAGGAGGTCTGGTCAGGCCTGAATACTGCATGTCTAATTGGATCTCAGCTGACACCAGTGCAGCTAGTCCAGGGACCACAGTTTGAGTAGCAAGGCTTTAGGATGTTTTTCTATAGAATGATAGAGCTGGAAAGGGTCTCAGAGGACTTCCAGCCTCCCAGCAAAGCCTTGTTATTTCTAGTATTTCAAAAATCCAAACAGATATCCTACAGTTTTGAGTCATAAACCTGCGCAGGTCAACTGCGACTGCAGGTTTCTTGGCTCAGGGATAGAATTACATCAAACTGTCATCATAACAGGTCTTATCTCCCACCGATCTGGAGTAGCGATTGGCAGCTCTAACCAGCTTTGATGAGTTAATTTACAAAATggcaaaacaaataaattatttcttaataaatataGTTTGGTTGTTACACAGAACCTTTCAAAGCAAGAGGTGAGATtgatgaaaggataaataatGAAAGGAATGCTCGGTCCTGAAATGGTTGGGAAACCATTGTGTCTAccactccccaccctcaccccaggccTCTGATATGGAAATGAGCTGCCTGGGAGAGGTGTTGAATTAACTCCTTCCCATCCACCATCTTTCAGGCCCCACAACTGGTTTGCTGAGTAGCCAGGTGGGCATGGATTGGGAGGGCTCCTGCAGCCTGTGCCTGGACGGTGCTTGAGGGGCAGGAGCATCAGGGTGACACTGGACCTTGAGGTAAACAGAGAGGATTTGGGGAACCAAAGCAAGTTCCATCATCAAGTGTGGTTCTGCAGCGACTCATGAGGCCCCTGTTCTACCTCCCGCAGTTTTCCTTGGACTGGAGCTGGATGTAGCTGTAACCACAGGTCTTTTCTCCTCTGAACACTTGGAGAATTCCCATTCCTTTGGTCAAACAGGCATCATTCACATAAAactgtttctcttccttcctccattcctGGGGGAGCAAGCACTTCCTTTCCTATCTGGCACTTGAAGACGGCCCTTGGTTAGTGTTGTTGGCCAACGGGGCAACGATCATAATAACTAGCATCTATCGGGTGCTTTCTGTATGCTAGGAGCTATGCTGAGCCCAGGAAGCGTTCTAAGCCCTCTACGTGCATCCTGTCATTGATCCTGACatcaacccattttacagatgaggacactgagactcaGAGCATTAAGTCACCAAGCTCAGGATCACATAGCTAGCGAGTGAAGGGgcagagatttgaacccaggcaatctgacACTAGAGGTGGAACTCAAAAAATTACCCTGCAGGTGGGTCTGACTCCATCAAAAGTACAGTTTTCTGAAAAACTGTGTCACCTGTTGATCAGCCTAAAAATGTTCTAGCAAATCCCATTATTGGGTGAACGATCACCCCCTAAATAATCTGAGTAGGAAGGAGAGGCTGCCTCTGGCAAGAGACCCCACACAAGTATCaccattcaataaaaatttagacTCATCACTGAGACTCACTCCCTATGGGGCAGCAGGGGAGACTTAggacagagaggcaggaggacGTGCCAACCCCGAGGACCACAAAGCATGGCAAAGGAGGCCATAAGCCTTTTCTATGAAAGATATTTGAAGTCATTGGGAATGAAAGTAGGCCTCCCTGGAGGATGGGGTGGGCTTAGATGATGGGATTATCCTGGGAATCAACAGCAAGGAAGGTCAGGGGTCTGGAAGTCAGCCCTGGTTCTAAAAGGGTGCCCTCAGCATGGGTGGGTATAGAAAGGCCTTTGTGTGACGTACCGTGACATTGGTGATGAGCGGCTGGGAGGCGTAGGTCAGCACCGAGGAGGGTCCCACAACCGTGTAGCTGGGGCACACGGGCTGCACATACATGTCAGCTGAGTAGGGGCAGCTGACAGCCTCATGGGACACATACTCCGTATAGGGTGCCCAtggggccaggggctggagggtggcCGGGGCGGGCTGGGAGAGCCAGCCGGCACACAGGGCCCCCTCCTCCGTCACTGTGGAAGCAGAGACCTCCATGTCAAGGCAGGAAGGACCTGTGGGAAGGAGGAAGTTACAGAGCTGCAGGTGTCTCCCAGATGCGGGTCCGGGAGGAGGCCAGGGCTGTGGGGAGCTCTTACCTACTGTGGTGTAGGTCGCCAGGGGCTGATGGGGCagcaccacctagaggggagaagggagaccGGGATCAGGGTTCAGCCATCTCCCGCTGGCCCACTGCAGAGAGCTCGCCCAGAGGGCCCCAGGGCAGGAGGGTATCGGGTGGGGCGCAAGAACCCCCCTTGTTAGAACTAAGCCTCATGTCCCAACCATCACCACCTATACTTTCGAGGGATTGGTGTTCCCGTTTAGCAAGAAGGCTCTGCACTGAGGGAACTGGCTTCATCAACGTCCCAGGGGGAGCCCTCAACTCACACCAGGACATGTGAGACACTTGCTGTTCAGTGGACCAAGCCAGCCGCCCCATATTCCTCATCCCACTTCAAGGCACTTCTACCTGGGCCCATTCTCTGGCAGCCACACCAGGGCAAGGTGCAGCCTCCGTGCCCTCGAGGAGTAGCCCGTGGAGCAAGACATACACCGCCACCTGACTACCCCcagccccctacacacacacacacacacacacacacacacacacacacacacaaacacacactctggCCACAGCGGCCCCCTCACCGCGGTCGGTGCCACCGGAGGCCCGCTGCTGGCGTGGCCACGTTTCCTCCGCAGCAGCTCCTTCACTGGCTCCTTCACCCGCACGCCCTGGTACGGCCGGGGTGGGGCCGGGGCTTGCTCTGGAGCTGTGGCTGTGAAGAAAGCATCACTGGTACTCGGTCTCCCTTCTCAGACAGGCCCCACCCCAATGTGCCCGCTCTCCTCGAGGGTCTGCCTGCTCACCAAAGTTGTGCCTGAATGTGCAGGACCACACGAGACTTCCTAGGGTATTCCTCCCAGTATTATCACTCCTCCTGCCCCAACACTTCTACGGCTCCCCTGCACCCAGAGGATTAAGGCCCGAGCACCACCGGGTGATCTCAACCCATTTTCCCAACTTCTTTGTACACTAACCACTATGGAAAGCCTGACTCCAGCCAGAAGGTCCACCTAGACTCCTCTCCACCcaccttgaaggtctcccctcCTCTTCTCTACTTGCAGTTTCCCGTGGTGAGGATTCCCTCTCACTTTTCTCGACCTCTGGATTCTTCCTGACCCAAGACTACTACTGCAAGCCTCCTAGCTGACCACAGAGCCCACAGAATTTGCTTCATCCTACAACCTCTTCAACACTTCCAGACAGGTTAGTATTCATCACAGGGGGCAGCAGAGGATGGCATAAGAGCAGGGACTCTGAGTCAGATGCCTCAAAACCTGcccctgccactttctagctgtgtgatcctgggcgagttactaaacctctctgtgcctcttaaCCTGCAGTTTCTTAACAAAGGAGTGTCGTAAGGAGTCACTGACATAGCAAATGGGAAGCATAATACATGCTAAGTATAAAATCAGGTacagagtaagcattcaataaatttgTAGTCTGCTATGTAATAATTAGTCATCCTTTTTGGGGTAAATTTCTTATGCCCCTAGCTAGGTTATAAACTTTTCAAGGTGAAATATTCTACCTTATTTCTCTATATCATCCCAAGTAGCATGTCCATAATAAGCTCAGTAAGTTATTTGTTGATTAATTGGTTGGATGATTATTCAAAATGTGCTGCCGTTCATCTTCCCTTCACCTCTCCTGGAACTTTAGAATGGGCTGCAGTGAATGCTTCCCAGGTTCTCTGTGTCTCCCAGGACAAATACCCAATGGTGATCCATGTGCCCTGGGGCCAGAGAGTATCCAGCCTTGCCTCTGAGAGAGGGTTCCCTCTGCCTTTGCCATCAATGCCAGGAAACCAAAGCACCATGAGCTGGAACACAGGGCTCTCCCTGGCAGGAGAAGTCCAAAGCAGCCATGGCTGGGCAGTGACAATCTACCCTCCCAGACGGCCCACAGCCGGAGGCCTTGGGCCCTTGGAGGGCAGGCCTGGGTCAGCCAAGAAAGGCAAGTAGCACTGGGCCTTACGACTCACATGGGAGTCCATTATCATCCACTGATAAGGGCCCAGGGACCTGGGCTCTGAATCAAAAGCCCGGAAGCCTGGGTATCTATTAAAGCCGGATCCGCAGTGCTGCCCTAACTAAACTTTGCTCAGTAAATACCCACCTGATAAGACCCCAAGCCTGACCAGCACCAGACCTCCAACCATGCTCCAGGCACACACATGGCCTGGCCTGGAAGCCCAGGCAGAGAAGCAGGGGGAAGAGAGAAGCGTTGTCCAAGAGCCCCAGAAACACGTGAGAGTCAGAGAACCCCAGACTCAGATGCATTTATGGGGGCTTCCTAACCTGGCCAAGTAGCAGGAGCGACCAGGGAGTGATGCAAAATACAGATACCCAGGCCCTGCTCCTGGAGTGTCTGATTCCAGGGGTCTGATGTGGACTTACGaatctatatttataaaaatccctcaggtgattctgaagctCTGCTGGGATTAGGACCACTGCTAATGCATCCCTGATCTCCCTCTAACATCCCAAGAGGAGATTAAACATCCTCTTTCTAACTTGCCCTGTTATAACAAGGGATC
This window encodes:
- the POU2AF1 gene encoding POU domain class 2-associating factor 1 → MEGWAAGGPVSARRGVTGAPLEKRGGGGARATAPEQAPAPPRPYQGVRVKEPVKELLRRKRGHASSGPPVAPTAVVLPHQPLATYTTVGPSCLDMEVSASTVTEEGALCAGWLSQPAPATLQPLAPWAPYTEYVSHEAVSCPYSADMYVQPVCPSYTVVGPSSVLTYASQPLITNVTTRSAATPTVGPQLEGPEHQAPLTYFPWPQPLSTLPTSTLQYQPPAPALPGPQFVQLPISIPEPVLQDVEDPRRAISSLTIDKLLLEEEDSDTYALNHTLSVEGF